In one Leptogranulimonas caecicola genomic region, the following are encoded:
- a CDS encoding FtsW/RodA/SpoVE family cell cycle protein, translating to MTSRSNVSSQPQESRRRTPAPNGLLGRIGAWLDDADRRILGVPARIMEPRLFFILAVVGLVALGLVMVYSASSIKGLLSDGENPSAFFNTQLRSCVLGVVFCVVLAKLDYRKLMGGWPLYVLCLLSVGLLLGVHLFGLDSHGATRWIRLGPISFQPSEFAKIYVVAAAAAIFAQFWGDQAHWDFKDFAWKGGLMVALPLALILFQPDKGTTLVLGLVILSLALMAGVPTRLVMGIAAICAVGYLALSLKDDYSRQRLLVMFDPWADSNKTGYQLTQGFYGFGSGGLLGVGLGLGRQKYGYLPEAHNDMVFAVIGEELGLVGCLVVFVLFGMLLVAGLRIAKQAPDLMGTLLASGITLLIFYSMVLNVAGVIGIFPQSGKALPFISYGGTALMAALMQVGVILSVSFHSRLPETVHDQRRRSLKVAAGASRRASGVEGSTAGEAQPRSLRLVEGGSSRQGSEARPQNTLGPGRGSAASAAEKRPSAKRVTSSSLAPKPRPRRSSGGWERIDLGPSSTERLRPRSGPQVRERGGSGRGSQKDPNRRNHGRHS from the coding sequence ATGACCTCACGGAGCAACGTTTCTTCACAACCCCAAGAATCCAGACGCCGCACTCCGGCCCCAAACGGGCTTCTGGGGCGCATCGGCGCCTGGCTCGACGATGCCGATCGTCGCATCCTGGGCGTCCCTGCGCGCATCATGGAGCCACGACTCTTCTTCATCCTTGCGGTGGTGGGGCTGGTGGCCTTAGGCCTAGTGATGGTCTATTCGGCCTCATCCATCAAAGGCCTGCTCTCAGACGGCGAAAACCCTTCCGCATTCTTTAACACCCAGCTCAGAAGCTGTGTGTTGGGAGTAGTGTTCTGCGTCGTTCTGGCCAAGCTGGATTACCGCAAATTGATGGGCGGCTGGCCCCTCTATGTGCTCTGTCTGTTGAGCGTAGGCCTTCTTTTGGGCGTGCATCTCTTTGGCCTGGACTCCCATGGCGCCACCCGCTGGATCCGCCTGGGACCCATATCCTTCCAGCCCTCGGAGTTCGCCAAAATCTATGTGGTGGCCGCCGCCGCAGCCATCTTCGCCCAGTTCTGGGGCGATCAGGCCCATTGGGACTTCAAGGACTTCGCCTGGAAGGGCGGCCTCATGGTGGCGCTGCCTTTAGCCCTTATTCTCTTCCAGCCCGATAAGGGCACTACCTTGGTTCTTGGCCTGGTAATCCTTAGCCTGGCCCTAATGGCGGGCGTCCCTACCCGGCTGGTGATGGGGATAGCGGCGATCTGCGCAGTAGGTTATTTAGCGCTGTCGCTCAAAGATGACTACTCCCGCCAGCGCCTGCTGGTGATGTTTGACCCTTGGGCCGACAGCAACAAGACCGGTTATCAGCTCACGCAGGGCTTCTATGGCTTTGGATCCGGCGGCCTTCTGGGCGTAGGGCTCGGTTTGGGACGCCAGAAGTACGGCTACCTTCCCGAGGCCCACAATGACATGGTCTTCGCCGTCATCGGCGAGGAGCTGGGCTTGGTGGGCTGCCTGGTGGTCTTCGTGCTCTTTGGGATGCTGCTGGTGGCTGGCCTGCGCATCGCCAAGCAGGCTCCCGACCTCATGGGCACCCTCTTGGCCTCGGGCATCACACTGCTCATCTTTTACTCCATGGTGCTCAACGTGGCGGGCGTCATAGGAATCTTTCCTCAATCGGGCAAGGCCTTGCCCTTCATCTCCTATGGCGGCACCGCTCTTATGGCCGCACTCATGCAGGTAGGCGTGATCTTATCGGTATCCTTCCACAGCCGTCTGCCCGAAACCGTTCACGATCAGCGCCGCCGCTCTCTTAAGGTGGCCGCGGGGGCTTCCAGGCGCGCCTCGGGCGTGGAGGGCTCAACCGCAGGAGAGGCCCAGCCTCGTTCGTTGCGCCTGGTGGAGGGAGGCTCTTCTCGGCAAGGGTCTGAAGCGCGCCCCCAGAACACCTTGGGACCTGGGCGGGGCTCTGCTGCGTCTGCTGCCGAGAAGCGCCCTTCGGCCAAAAGGGTGACCTCTTCATCCTTGGCGCCAAAACCTCGCCCTCGTCGAAGCTCTGGCGGCTGGGAACGCATAGACTTGGGTCCAAGCTCCACAGAACGGCTGAGACCTCGCTCTGGTCCCCAGGTAAGGGAACGCGGGGGATCGGGACGGGGGAGCCAAAAAGATCCAAACAGGAGGAATCATGGCAGACACTCTTGA
- the murD gene encoding UDP-N-acetylmuramoyl-L-alanine--D-glutamate ligase produces MNAIAPLGPTAVPISPYLGDVCVLGLGATGRAVATYLLELGPTRVRSVTVVGGKKSQEGPLAQELRDAGACVLVGTEDLLGTYDLALVSPGISEFSDFFANAKAHAHEVIGEPEFAWRESPERWIGITGTNGKTTTTSLACELLKSSGIGAVAVGNIGTNVVTQIAERDPQTWFVAELSSFQLATTSKLHPRVACLLNVTPDHGEWHKTFENYLAAKEKIFANLDEGDLAILDVDDPHCAALARQLDDRGLVVCRVSASQIPDSPCRAYVDDGLLVVELIGERYELVAVSDLRIEGPHNVANGLAASAAALFAGASVKGVRQGLKAFAPLEHRIEPVATIDGVRYINDSKATNTDAVVTALRAFEPGRVILLAGGHDKGGQLDEFVDAIKASCKATVTYGEASDRFFEALSGQGLATLLQAPHMAEALTIAKNLAVPGDVVLLSPACSSYDEFSGFEERGRRFKELVLTLDLDQPGH; encoded by the coding sequence ATGAACGCCATCGCTCCTTTAGGACCCACTGCTGTTCCCATCTCCCCCTATTTGGGTGACGTTTGTGTATTGGGGTTAGGTGCCACAGGCCGTGCTGTAGCCACCTATCTGCTGGAGCTGGGGCCCACGCGAGTGCGTTCAGTCACGGTGGTGGGAGGCAAAAAGTCCCAGGAAGGCCCTCTGGCTCAAGAGCTTCGCGATGCAGGAGCCTGCGTGCTGGTAGGCACAGAAGATCTTCTCGGCACCTATGATTTGGCGTTGGTGAGCCCGGGCATCTCGGAGTTCTCTGACTTTTTCGCCAACGCCAAGGCCCATGCCCATGAGGTCATAGGGGAGCCGGAGTTTGCCTGGCGGGAGAGTCCGGAGCGCTGGATTGGCATTACTGGCACCAACGGCAAGACCACTACCACGTCGCTTGCCTGCGAGCTGCTCAAGAGCTCGGGCATTGGCGCTGTGGCGGTCGGAAACATTGGCACCAATGTAGTGACCCAAATCGCCGAGCGCGATCCTCAAACTTGGTTTGTGGCAGAGCTTTCCAGCTTCCAGCTGGCTACTACCTCCAAGCTGCATCCTCGAGTGGCGTGCCTGCTCAACGTCACCCCAGACCACGGCGAGTGGCATAAAACCTTTGAGAACTACCTGGCTGCCAAAGAGAAGATCTTTGCCAATCTGGACGAGGGAGACCTGGCCATTTTGGATGTGGACGATCCTCACTGCGCTGCTCTCGCTCGCCAGCTGGATGATCGCGGATTGGTGGTATGCCGGGTGTCGGCATCTCAGATTCCCGATTCGCCCTGCCGCGCCTATGTGGACGACGGGCTTTTGGTGGTAGAGCTTATCGGCGAGCGCTATGAGCTCGTGGCCGTCTCAGACCTGCGTATCGAGGGCCCTCACAACGTGGCCAACGGGTTGGCAGCCTCTGCGGCAGCGCTCTTTGCAGGGGCTTCTGTCAAGGGCGTGCGCCAAGGGCTCAAGGCCTTCGCCCCGCTGGAGCATCGCATCGAGCCGGTGGCTACCATCGACGGGGTGCGCTACATCAACGATTCCAAAGCCACCAATACCGATGCGGTAGTGACGGCCCTCAGGGCTTTCGAGCCGGGCAGGGTGATCCTTTTGGCGGGCGGCCATGACAAGGGCGGCCAGCTGGATGAGTTTGTGGATGCCATCAAAGCTAGCTGCAAGGCAACGGTCACCTACGGGGAGGCCTCCGACCGTTTCTTCGAGGCGCTCTCAGGCCAGGGTTTGGCTACGCTTCTGCAGGCCCCCCACATGGCCGAGGCTCTTACGATTGCCAAGAATCTTGCCGTTCCTGGCGATGTGGTGCTCTTATCTCCTGCCTGCTCTTCCTACGATGAGTTTTCCGGCTTCGAGGAGCGCGGACGCCGCTTCAAAGAGCTGGTGTTAACACTTGACCTAGACCAGCCTGGCCACTAG
- the mraY gene encoding phospho-N-acetylmuramoyl-pentapeptide-transferase, translated as MLAVHAYPTYTILLTFGCAVVISLLFLPPFISFMHNRGVGQQVRADGPNTHLVKQGTPTMGGAAMLAAILVTLVLFGQWTPDLVLAVVVTYATAFLGLADDIESVSHGRSLGLTPSQKMIGLTAISVGFCLAAVNWADIAPVVAFPGGLSIDLGVLTTSIPYEGGTFDIPWLYVVFVFLLLAGLSNAVNLTDGLDGLAAGSVLVVMIFMAMVCFRYNELPLAVFAAAVGGSCVGFLWFNCYPAQIFMGDTGSLALGAAFAALAVLTKTEVTSLIMGGLFICEALSVMIQVASFKATGKRVFLMAPLHHHFEKKGWSETKVVIRFWIISAAFAALGFALYFQLG; from the coding sequence GTGCTTGCAGTCCACGCCTATCCCACCTACACCATCCTTTTGACCTTTGGCTGTGCGGTAGTGATTTCACTGTTGTTCTTGCCGCCCTTCATCAGCTTCATGCACAACCGGGGCGTAGGGCAGCAGGTGCGTGCCGATGGCCCCAACACGCATCTGGTAAAGCAAGGCACGCCTACCATGGGGGGCGCCGCTATGTTGGCCGCCATCTTGGTGACGCTGGTGCTCTTTGGCCAATGGACCCCAGACTTGGTGCTGGCGGTCGTCGTGACCTATGCCACGGCTTTTTTGGGTTTGGCAGACGATATCGAGTCTGTCTCCCATGGCCGCTCTTTGGGCCTCACTCCTTCACAAAAGATGATCGGCCTCACGGCGATCTCTGTGGGTTTCTGCTTGGCTGCGGTGAACTGGGCAGACATTGCTCCGGTAGTGGCTTTTCCAGGCGGTCTCTCCATCGATTTGGGAGTGCTCACCACCTCTATTCCCTATGAGGGGGGCACCTTTGACATCCCCTGGCTCTACGTCGTCTTCGTCTTCCTGCTTTTGGCCGGCCTCTCTAATGCGGTAAACCTCACCGACGGCCTTGACGGCTTGGCAGCAGGCTCGGTGCTGGTGGTCATGATCTTCATGGCCATGGTGTGCTTCCGCTACAACGAGCTTCCCCTGGCTGTTTTTGCCGCGGCTGTGGGCGGCTCTTGCGTGGGCTTTCTCTGGTTCAATTGCTACCCTGCGCAGATCTTTATGGGAGACACCGGGTCTTTGGCCTTGGGCGCGGCTTTCGCAGCTTTGGCGGTGCTTACCAAGACCGAGGTCACCTCCCTCATCATGGGTGGCTTGTTCATTTGCGAAGCCCTCTCGGTGATGATTCAGGTGGCCAGCTTCAAGGCCACCGGCAAGCGCGTCTTTCTAATGGCGCCCCTGCACCACCATTTCGAGAAGAAAGGGTGGAGCGAGACCAAAGTGGTGATTCGCTTCTGGATCATTTCGGCCGCGTTTGCTGCCTTGGGCTTTGCTCTCTACTTCCAATTGGGTTAA
- a CDS encoding UDP-N-acetylmuramoyl-tripeptide--D-alanyl-D-alanine ligase, whose amino-acid sequence MYRASVETMASTCGAVILAGDPSRQVSGFVVDSRLVTPGSVFVCFLGETQDGNDYALPAMDSGAACVVMTREPSEAERAKAAEKDCCLIRAAHDDAGAFLLGLAEHYRLQQDWAVLGVTGSVGKTTTKDLLAQALATTYCVHKNVGNFNSVIGVPLTILSAPDDTQVFVCEMGMNHPGEIDAIARCARPQMACITNIGTSHIGILGSRENIALAKSEVIPWLAADASLPCCVDLEPVLALTSGDDFTASIGEAAKAAGVLVDRVGFHPDDRICASQVSLSPEGRPAFDVAFCGDRVHQELKLTGRQCVIDDLLALDLAQRAGLTLTQAASGLDSLEPQAMRAHIIQAARGFRIIDDTYNASPSSLAVAADLLCELSCEGRRIAVIGEVGELGGEAPRLHGLMGAYLAAKPIDMLVLVGDKDADAMAEAASTMGLSEDKLVRVPTAAAAASIVGPVLEAGDLVLAKGSRFVGLDAFVEEVRS is encoded by the coding sequence ATGTATCGTGCTTCCGTCGAGACCATGGCATCCACCTGTGGTGCTGTCATTTTGGCAGGCGACCCCTCCCGCCAGGTCTCCGGCTTTGTGGTGGATTCGCGCCTGGTGACCCCAGGCTCTGTTTTCGTGTGCTTTCTGGGCGAGACTCAAGATGGCAATGACTACGCTCTACCAGCTATGGACTCCGGCGCAGCGTGCGTGGTAATGACTCGCGAGCCCTCAGAGGCTGAGCGCGCCAAAGCTGCCGAGAAAGACTGCTGCCTCATTCGCGCCGCACACGACGATGCCGGCGCGTTCCTTCTGGGTCTGGCCGAGCACTACCGCCTCCAGCAGGACTGGGCGGTGTTGGGAGTCACCGGTTCGGTAGGCAAGACTACCACCAAGGACCTTCTGGCCCAGGCGCTGGCCACCACCTACTGCGTGCACAAGAACGTAGGCAACTTCAACTCGGTCATCGGTGTACCTCTCACTATTCTGTCAGCTCCCGATGACACCCAGGTCTTCGTCTGCGAGATGGGCATGAACCATCCCGGCGAGATCGACGCCATTGCTCGTTGCGCGCGCCCCCAGATGGCCTGCATCACCAATATTGGCACCAGCCACATTGGCATCTTGGGAAGCCGAGAAAACATTGCCCTCGCAAAGAGCGAGGTTATCCCTTGGCTCGCGGCTGACGCTTCGCTGCCTTGCTGTGTGGATCTTGAGCCGGTGTTGGCGCTTACCTCGGGCGATGACTTCACCGCCTCCATTGGCGAGGCTGCTAAGGCTGCTGGAGTGTTGGTGGACCGCGTGGGCTTCCATCCGGACGACCGCATCTGCGCTTCTCAAGTGTCCCTCTCGCCCGAGGGCCGCCCTGCGTTCGACGTGGCTTTCTGCGGCGATCGCGTGCATCAAGAGCTCAAGCTCACCGGCCGCCAGTGCGTCATCGACGACCTTCTGGCCCTCGACCTAGCCCAGCGTGCAGGACTCACCTTGACTCAGGCAGCCTCAGGGCTTGATAGCCTGGAGCCGCAAGCCATGCGAGCTCATATCATTCAGGCTGCTCGAGGCTTCCGCATCATCGACGACACTTACAATGCCAGCCCTTCCTCATTGGCGGTGGCGGCAGACCTGCTGTGCGAGCTTTCCTGTGAAGGGCGCCGCATCGCTGTCATAGGCGAGGTGGGCGAGTTGGGTGGCGAGGCCCCGCGCCTCCATGGCCTCATGGGCGCCTACCTGGCTGCCAAGCCTATAGACATGCTGGTGCTGGTAGGCGATAAAGACGCCGATGCGATGGCAGAGGCTGCTTCTACCATGGGCTTATCGGAGGACAAGCTGGTGCGCGTCCCCACGGCCGCCGCAGCGGCTTCCATTGTGGGGCCGGTCCTTGAGGCTGGTGACTTGGTATTGGCCAAGGGCTCGCGTTTTGTGGGCCTCGACGCCTTTGTCGAGGAGGTGCGATCCTAG
- a CDS encoding peptidoglycan D,D-transpeptidase FtsI family protein, whose product MPRQQSFHPRQRPRPGEGRSSYDESRPSGGSFDHGIKVVLACVAVFFIVACAKLFYLSLIDGPMRAQQAKALHTNTQVLQAKRGTIYDRNGNVLATSVECRTLYTNPKDVRDPQAVAQVLAQKLGGTSQDYLADLTKDSTFVYLKRKVDTSVAQEVVQELAKQELTGVYSLMDMKRVYPYGAVAGQVIGLVGSEGEGRTGLELQYNDILSGTNGERVTEVGPGGVPVANGAYSETPAKNGTDIVISLDINIQQIAEKQISDGVAQYSAESGFAAVTDPSNGEILAMCTTPFLNPEDTSTVTPEQLTLRTVTDSYEPGSVMKVLTCAIGIENGVFNADTVYNVPGSIEVGSDAVHDDDRRKETQDMTVREIIRRSSNVGAVLMGRAEGAEAFSSGLSKFGIGSPTGIDYPGEVAGIVTPYSAYTSATLGAMSFGQAVALPPVQMMRAVSAIANKGTLTTPHFLIYEGTTQVDWPTGPQACSEATAQAVTDIMRTVVVEGTAKNAAVEGYDIAAKTGTGEQADESGGYKQDSYFASLVGFAPASDAKVLVYVALNGVPHLAADSAAPVFSAIMGESLMDMGVDPTA is encoded by the coding sequence GTGCCTAGACAGCAATCCTTCCACCCTCGCCAGCGCCCCAGGCCTGGTGAGGGTCGTTCATCTTATGATGAGTCGCGTCCCTCTGGCGGCTCCTTTGACCACGGGATCAAGGTAGTCTTGGCCTGCGTGGCGGTCTTTTTCATCGTGGCCTGCGCCAAGTTGTTCTATCTCTCGCTCATCGACGGGCCCATGAGGGCCCAGCAGGCCAAGGCTCTCCATACCAATACCCAGGTGCTTCAGGCCAAGCGCGGCACCATCTATGACCGCAACGGCAATGTGCTGGCTACCTCGGTGGAGTGCCGCACCCTCTACACCAACCCCAAAGACGTGCGCGACCCTCAGGCGGTGGCCCAAGTATTGGCTCAAAAGCTGGGGGGCACCTCTCAAGATTACCTGGCAGACCTTACAAAAGACTCCACCTTTGTCTATCTCAAGCGAAAGGTGGACACTTCGGTGGCTCAAGAGGTGGTCCAAGAGCTGGCCAAACAGGAGCTTACCGGCGTCTATTCGCTCATGGACATGAAGCGCGTCTATCCTTACGGGGCTGTGGCAGGGCAGGTCATTGGCCTTGTGGGCTCGGAGGGGGAGGGCCGCACCGGCCTCGAGCTTCAATATAACGACATCCTTTCCGGCACCAACGGCGAGCGGGTCACAGAGGTTGGCCCTGGCGGCGTTCCCGTCGCCAATGGCGCCTACAGTGAGACCCCAGCCAAAAACGGCACGGACATAGTGATCTCGCTGGATATCAACATTCAACAGATCGCCGAGAAGCAGATCTCCGACGGCGTTGCCCAATACAGCGCGGAGTCGGGCTTTGCGGCGGTGACCGATCCCTCCAACGGCGAGATCCTAGCCATGTGCACCACGCCGTTCTTGAACCCTGAGGACACCTCCACCGTAACGCCTGAGCAACTCACCTTGCGCACGGTGACCGACTCCTATGAGCCGGGATCGGTCATGAAGGTGCTCACTTGTGCCATCGGCATCGAGAACGGAGTCTTCAATGCAGACACCGTCTACAACGTGCCCGGCAGCATCGAGGTGGGCTCTGACGCGGTGCACGACGACGACCGCCGCAAGGAGACCCAGGACATGACCGTGCGCGAGATCATCCGGCGCTCCTCCAATGTTGGCGCCGTACTCATGGGCCGTGCTGAGGGAGCCGAGGCTTTCTCTTCCGGGCTCTCCAAGTTTGGCATCGGCAGCCCCACGGGCATCGACTACCCCGGCGAGGTGGCCGGCATCGTGACGCCCTACTCGGCCTATACCTCTGCCACCCTGGGCGCCATGTCCTTTGGCCAGGCAGTGGCCCTGCCGCCGGTGCAGATGATGCGCGCCGTGTCGGCCATCGCCAACAAAGGCACTCTCACCACGCCCCACTTCCTCATCTATGAAGGCACCACCCAGGTAGACTGGCCTACCGGGCCCCAGGCCTGCTCCGAGGCTACCGCCCAGGCAGTGACCGACATCATGCGCACCGTCGTGGTGGAAGGCACCGCCAAGAACGCTGCTGTGGAGGGTTATGACATTGCGGCCAAGACGGGCACCGGTGAGCAAGCCGACGAGTCTGGCGGGTACAAACAGGACAGTTATTTTGCGTCCTTGGTGGGCTTTGCCCCTGCGTCAGATGCCAAAGTGCTGGTCTACGTCGCTTTGAACGGCGTTCCTCACCTTGCTGCAGATTCTGCGGCCCCGGTTTTCTCGGCTATCATGGGTGAGTCTCTCATGGACATGGGCGTCGACCCTACCGCTTAG
- the ftsL gene encoding cell division protein FtsL, protein MIYQGSAARPLGTAAPQQAPSSFDVVEGRGLDAAARQGVSPRFWHICKLVIAACALMFVLCCARVALTAATVQTLQANAETKTQLSQAEDANRELRIESAVLSNNSRISSIATQNLGMVYAGAGEALTVSVPAAS, encoded by the coding sequence ATGATCTATCAGGGATCTGCGGCTCGTCCTTTGGGCACCGCCGCTCCACAGCAAGCTCCCTCATCCTTCGACGTAGTCGAAGGCCGAGGTCTTGATGCTGCGGCACGCCAGGGGGTCAGCCCGCGCTTTTGGCACATCTGCAAGCTGGTTATCGCCGCTTGCGCCCTGATGTTCGTGCTGTGCTGTGCGCGCGTGGCGCTTACCGCCGCCACGGTGCAGACCCTCCAGGCAAACGCCGAGACCAAGACCCAGCTCTCTCAGGCCGAAGACGCCAATCGCGAGCTGCGCATCGAATCGGCCGTGCTCTCCAACAACTCGCGCATCTCCTCTATCGCCACTCAAAACCTTGGCATGGTCTATGCCGGGGCCGGCGAAGCCCTTACGGTAAGTGTGCCTGCTGCCTCCTAA
- the rsmH gene encoding 16S rRNA (cytosine(1402)-N(4))-methyltransferase RsmH has translation MTEEYRHVPVLLDEVVELLDPKPGQVVCDCTLGGAGHTLVLASHLAPGGLSLGIDQDDSALEAASARFDEAAPGVDHLFLKGNFGMLDELLLEAEVPGVDGFLFDIGVSSPQLDRPERGFSYHEDAPLDMRMDPDTHTQTAAEIVATYSRGDLIRILQAYGDEKHAARIAEAICRRREQRPIETTLDLADIVASAYPARDRRAKHPARKTFQALRIEVNHELEVLETGLEAAIRWANPGGRIAVISYHSLEDRLVKHLFAKYSQGCTCPPDLPVCVCGNVPVLDVLTRRPIEASADEIECNPRARSAKLRVAQKL, from the coding sequence TTGACAGAAGAATATCGGCACGTACCCGTGTTGCTCGACGAAGTGGTCGAGCTTCTCGATCCAAAGCCTGGCCAGGTGGTCTGCGACTGCACTCTTGGAGGAGCAGGTCACACGCTGGTCCTTGCGTCTCATTTGGCGCCAGGCGGCCTGTCTTTGGGCATCGATCAGGACGACTCTGCCCTCGAAGCTGCCTCGGCTCGATTTGATGAGGCCGCTCCGGGAGTGGACCACCTCTTTTTAAAGGGCAACTTTGGCATGCTCGACGAGCTTTTGCTCGAGGCTGAGGTTCCCGGGGTGGATGGCTTCCTGTTCGACATTGGCGTATCGAGCCCGCAGCTTGATAGGCCAGAACGGGGCTTCTCCTACCACGAGGACGCTCCACTCGATATGCGGATGGACCCGGATACTCACACCCAAACCGCAGCAGAGATCGTCGCGACCTATTCTCGCGGCGACCTCATCCGGATTCTTCAAGCCTATGGAGACGAGAAGCACGCAGCTCGAATTGCAGAGGCCATTTGCCGCCGCAGGGAGCAAAGACCCATCGAGACCACCTTGGATTTGGCAGACATTGTAGCCAGCGCCTATCCAGCGCGAGACCGCCGCGCCAAGCATCCTGCACGCAAGACCTTTCAGGCTCTGCGCATCGAGGTGAACCACGAGCTGGAGGTCCTGGAAACGGGTCTCGAAGCGGCAATACGCTGGGCCAACCCCGGCGGTCGCATCGCGGTGATCAGCTATCACTCTTTGGAGGATCGCCTGGTAAAGCATCTCTTTGCCAAGTATTCCCAAGGGTGCACATGCCCGCCGGATCTCCCGGTATGCGTGTGCGGGAACGTGCCGGTACTCGATGTCCTCACTCGGCGGCCCATAGAGGCTTCTGCAGATGAGATCGAGTGCAACCCCCGAGCACGGAGCGCCAAGCTTCGAGTAGCCCAAAAGCTCTAG
- a CDS encoding division/cell wall cluster transcriptional repressor MraZ produces MYLTGSRTHSLDSKVRLTLPADMRREFDDKVCLVPLKDALYGFTPEGHQAWVASYFPNGYNPRNPDDIKLRGGLTGRTVTVDVDSAGRIALGKVDESKRKALGLEGEVTVVGNVDHFEIWNTDRWEAAQAAFEENLDSLMFD; encoded by the coding sequence ATGTATTTGACAGGCAGCAGAACGCATAGCCTTGATTCCAAGGTGCGCCTCACGCTCCCTGCTGACATGCGTCGAGAGTTCGACGACAAGGTCTGCCTTGTTCCCCTCAAGGATGCGCTCTATGGCTTCACGCCTGAGGGACATCAAGCCTGGGTTGCAAGCTATTTCCCCAATGGCTACAACCCCAGGAATCCCGACGACATCAAACTTCGAGGCGGTCTCACCGGCCGCACCGTCACGGTGGATGTCGACTCGGCCGGACGCATCGCGCTCGGCAAGGTGGATGAATCCAAACGCAAGGCCCTTGGGCTAGAGGGCGAAGTCACCGTCGTGGGCAACGTCGATCACTTCGAAATCTGGAACACGGACCGCTGGGAGGCCGCTCAGGCTGCCTTCGAGGAGAACCTGGATTCTTTGATGTTCGACTAG
- a CDS encoding tyrosine recombinase — MPTSMDLSQAVSDYLDYLAVERGAAANTVAAYARDLDRYVDDLTEHSVTQLSQVDRHVIEGHVARLREGGAAPSSVKRAVSAIRSFHKFAAGDHLSDSLPTSDVAAPQVPAYLPQVLSIQQVEALLDQPFAPDACGQRDRALLEVLYGCGLRVSELCGLNLDSVYPAEELVRVVGKGSKERLVPLLGSAKEALTTYIQEGRQELVRPLSAAGRAAYSQGAVFLSQRGSRLSRQWVHHLVERYGAYVGIQGLHPHTLRHSLATHLLQGGADLRVVQEILGHADVATTQLYTHVDQTHLQGVYFAAHPRAH, encoded by the coding sequence TTGCCTACTTCGATGGATCTCTCTCAAGCTGTCTCGGACTATCTTGATTACCTGGCCGTCGAGCGCGGGGCTGCTGCCAACACGGTGGCAGCCTACGCTCGCGACCTAGATCGTTATGTGGACGATCTGACAGAGCACTCCGTCACCCAACTCTCCCAGGTCGATCGCCACGTCATCGAGGGCCATGTAGCACGCCTGCGCGAAGGGGGAGCTGCGCCCTCCTCGGTGAAGCGGGCGGTCTCTGCTATCCGCAGCTTTCACAAGTTTGCCGCCGGCGACCATCTGTCCGACTCGCTGCCCACCTCCGATGTGGCTGCGCCCCAAGTGCCGGCCTATCTGCCTCAGGTGCTCTCCATCCAGCAGGTGGAAGCCTTGCTCGACCAACCCTTCGCTCCCGACGCCTGCGGCCAGCGCGACCGCGCTTTGCTCGAGGTGCTCTATGGCTGTGGACTCAGGGTCTCTGAGCTTTGTGGGCTCAACTTGGACTCCGTCTATCCAGCCGAGGAGCTGGTAAGGGTAGTAGGCAAAGGATCCAAGGAGCGGTTGGTGCCTCTTCTCGGCAGCGCCAAAGAGGCCCTGACGACCTATATCCAGGAGGGCAGGCAAGAGCTGGTGCGGCCCCTTTCGGCGGCAGGGAGGGCGGCCTATAGCCAGGGGGCCGTCTTTTTGAGCCAGCGGGGGAGTCGCCTGTCGCGCCAGTGGGTTCATCATCTGGTGGAACGCTACGGGGCCTACGTGGGCATTCAGGGCCTTCACCCCCATACCTTGCGCCACAGCTTGGCCACCCATCTGCTTCAGGGGGGTGCCGACCTGCGCGTGGTCCAGGAGATTCTAGGCCATGCCGATGTGGCCACCACCCAGCTCTACACCCATGTGGACCAAACCCATCTTCAGGGCGTCTATTTTGCCGCTCATCCTAGGGCCCATTAG